In Camelina sativa cultivar DH55 chromosome 13, Cs, whole genome shotgun sequence, the genomic window TTCAAAACTTTCTCATctctcttccttccttcttaTTCTCAGGTCTCCATCGATGTGGAAAAAGTTGCAGACTGAGATGGACTAACTACCTAAGACCTGACATCAAGAGAGGCAAATTCAGCTTGCAAGAAGAACAAACCATTATCCAACTCCATGCTCTGTTAGGAAACAGGTTTGGtcttgcaaaaacaaaacaatctctcgaatcttttttttagaaatgttttgcttctttctgaattctgatcccttttgtatatatagatggtcTGCGATTGCTACTCATCTGCCAAAGAGAACAGACAACGAGATCAAGAACTATTGGAACACTCATTTGAAGAAACGGTTAGTTAAAATGGGGATTGATCCAGTGACCCATAAACCCAAAAACGAGACTCCTCTATCTTCTCTTGGTCTATCCAAGAACGCAGCAATACTTAGCCACACGGCACAATGGGAAAGTGCAAGGCTTGAAGCTGAAGCAAGGCTAGCTAGAGAATCAAAGCTTCTTCATTTACAACATTACCAAACCAAAGcatcatctcatcatcatcaccatcatcatggATTCACTCACAAGTCACTGTTAACCAATtggacaacaaaaacaaacgaaggtaaaaccaaaaaaaaacacacaataaacCTCTCCAAAATTGTATAACTTGTGGAACTTTGTTTGATTTATCTCTAAGACAATGCAGAACAACAACAGCTTGAGTCTCCGACATCTACGGTGTCATTCTCTGAGATGAAGGACCCAAACCCGACGAAGATAGAGTTTGTCGGATCATCCACGGGTGGTCTGAGTCTGATGAAAGAACCTGAAAGCAACGATTGGATCAGTTCAACGATTCATGAGTTCGAAACTACGCAGATGGGGGAAGGTATCGATGAAGGGTTCACGGGTCTTTTGCTCGGTGGAGAGTCAATGGACAGGAGTTTCTCCGGCGAGAAAAACGAGACGGCCGGCGAGAGTAGTGGTGGTGACTGCAACTACTATGAGGACAGCAAGAACTATTTGGACAGCATTTTTAACTTTGTTGATCCTTCACCGTCCGATTCACCACCCATGTTCTGAATCAAAAAGGTTCGAGATATTATTGTTGGgaatgtttttgattctttttagtttatagtTTTTTGTGCTTAAACTCTGATTAGACAAATTTTAGACTAATCTAGTTTTAgctttcttttacttcttctttagtTACTGTTTTACATTATGCTATTTAGATGAATTTTCCAAGAAAAGGACGCCGcagaagaattaaaaaaaaacaaaaaatgacaaacatgaaactaaaaactaaaaactaatgtTT contains:
- the LOC104735552 gene encoding myb-related protein Hv1-like, with translation MGRSPCCDKLGLKKGSWTPEEDQKLLAYIEEHGHGSWRSLPEKAGLHRCGKSCRLRWTNYLRPDIKRGKFSLQEEQTIIQLHALLGNRWSAIATHLPKRTDNEIKNYWNTHLKKRLVKMGIDPVTHKPKNETPLSSLGLSKNAAILSHTAQWESARLEAEARLARESKLLHLQHYQTKASSHHHHHHHGFTHKSLLTNWTTKTNEEQQQLESPTSTVSFSEMKDPNPTKIEFVGSSTGGLSLMKEPESNDWISSTIHEFETTQMGEGIDEGFTGLLLGGESMDRSFSGEKNETAGESSGGDCNYYEDSKNYLDSIFNFVDPSPSDSPPMF